A single region of the Pseudomonas sp. B21-023 genome encodes:
- a CDS encoding amino acid synthesis family protein, producing the protein MSFEIRKIVTYSEETRIEGGKATDKPVTMVGLAVVIKNPWAGRGFVEDLKPEIRANCSALGALMVERLTAAIGGADKIEAYGKAAVVGADGEIEHASAVIHTLRFGNHYREAVQAKSYLSFTNKRGGPGTSIQIPMMQKDDEGLRSHYITLEMQIEDAPRADEIVVVLGAADGGRLHPRIGNRYIDLEELAAEKANAQ; encoded by the coding sequence ATGAGTTTCGAAATCCGCAAGATCGTCACCTACTCCGAAGAAACCCGCATCGAAGGCGGCAAGGCCACCGACAAGCCGGTGACCATGGTCGGCCTGGCCGTGGTGATCAAGAACCCATGGGCCGGTCGCGGCTTCGTCGAAGACCTCAAGCCGGAAATCCGCGCCAACTGCTCCGCGCTGGGCGCGCTGATGGTCGAGCGCCTGACCGCCGCCATCGGCGGAGCCGACAAGATCGAGGCCTACGGCAAAGCTGCCGTGGTCGGCGCCGACGGCGAGATCGAGCACGCCTCGGCCGTAATCCACACCCTGCGTTTCGGCAACCACTACCGCGAAGCCGTGCAGGCCAAGAGCTACCTGAGCTTCACCAACAAACGCGGCGGCCCCGGCACCTCGATCCAGATCCCGATGATGCAGAAGGACGACGAAGGCCTGCGCTCGCACTACATCACCCTGGAAATGCAGATCGAAGATGCTCCACGTGCCGACGAGATCGTCGTGGTGCTGGGTGCCGCCGACGGTGGCCGCCTGCACCCACGCATCGGCAACCGCTACATCGACCTGGAAGAACTGGCTGCCGAAAAGGCCAACGCTCAATAA
- a CDS encoding LLM class flavin-dependent oxidoreductase, whose translation MKFSLFVHMERWDEQVSHRQLFEDLTELTLMAEDGGFSTVWIGEHHAMEYTISPSPMPLLAYLAARTEKIRLGAGTIIAPFWTPIRVAGECALLDVISNGRMEVGLARGAYQFEFDRMAGGMPATDGGKALREMVPAVRQLWQGDYAHEGEIYNFPTSTSVPKPVQPGMPPMWIAARDPDSHNFAVANGCNVMVTPLMKGDEEVLDLKNKFQAALDNNPDVPRPQLMVLRHTHVHSPAEPDGWKVGAQAISRFYRTFDAWFGNKTVPVNGFLEPSPESKFAEVPAFALENIRKNTMIGTPEEIIARIKYYQALGVDEFSFWCDNSLPHAEKRKSLELFIKEVVPAFA comes from the coding sequence ATGAAATTTTCGCTGTTCGTACACATGGAACGTTGGGATGAGCAGGTCAGCCACCGCCAGCTGTTCGAAGACCTCACCGAACTGACCCTGATGGCCGAAGACGGCGGTTTCAGCACCGTGTGGATCGGCGAACACCACGCCATGGAGTACACCATCTCGCCGAGCCCGATGCCGCTGCTGGCCTACCTGGCCGCACGCACCGAGAAGATCCGCCTGGGCGCCGGCACCATCATCGCGCCCTTCTGGACCCCGATCCGCGTCGCCGGCGAATGCGCCCTGCTCGACGTGATCAGCAATGGTCGCATGGAAGTGGGCCTGGCCCGTGGCGCGTACCAGTTCGAGTTCGACCGCATGGCCGGCGGCATGCCGGCCACCGATGGCGGCAAGGCCCTGCGCGAGATGGTCCCGGCGGTGCGCCAGCTGTGGCAAGGCGACTATGCCCATGAAGGCGAGATCTACAACTTCCCCACCTCCACCAGCGTGCCCAAGCCGGTACAGCCGGGCATGCCGCCGATGTGGATCGCCGCCCGCGACCCTGACTCGCACAACTTCGCCGTGGCCAACGGCTGCAACGTCATGGTCACCCCGCTGATGAAGGGCGACGAGGAAGTGCTGGACCTGAAGAACAAGTTCCAGGCCGCGCTGGACAACAACCCGGACGTGCCGCGCCCACAACTGATGGTGCTGCGCCACACCCACGTGCACAGCCCGGCCGAGCCGGACGGCTGGAAGGTCGGTGCCCAGGCCATCTCACGCTTCTACCGCACCTTCGATGCCTGGTTTGGCAACAAGACCGTGCCGGTCAACGGCTTCCTCGAACCAAGCCCGGAATCGAAGTTCGCCGAGGTGCCAGCGTTCGCGCTGGAGAACATTCGCAAGAACACCATGATCGGCACACCGGAAGAAATCATTGCGCGCATCAAGTACTACCAGGCGCTCGGCGTCGACGAGTTCAGCTTCTGGTGCGACAACAGCCTGCCCCATGCCGAGAAACGCAAGTCGCTGGAGCTGTTCATCAAGGAAGTGGTGCCGGCCTTCGCCTGA
- a CDS encoding flavin reductase family protein, translating to MIDATVYKHVLGSFPSGVTVITTLDDDGSIVGLTASAFSSLSMDPPLVLFCPNYSSDSYPVLMKNKRFAIHLLSGEQQAEAYAFAKKGKDKAVGIEWTLSELGNPILAGATAVIECELWREYEGGDHAIMVGKVHNLIVPQEAPRPMVYCRGKMASLPAFA from the coding sequence ATGATCGACGCAACCGTCTACAAGCACGTCCTGGGCTCCTTCCCCTCCGGCGTGACCGTCATCACCACCCTGGACGACGACGGCTCGATCGTCGGCCTCACCGCCAGCGCCTTCTCCTCACTGTCAATGGACCCGCCACTGGTGCTGTTCTGCCCCAACTACAGCTCCGACTCCTACCCTGTACTGATGAAGAACAAGCGCTTCGCCATTCACCTGCTCTCCGGTGAACAGCAGGCCGAGGCGTATGCGTTCGCGAAAAAAGGCAAGGACAAGGCCGTCGGCATCGAGTGGACCCTGAGCGAACTGGGCAACCCGATCCTGGCTGGCGCCACCGCCGTGATCGAATGCGAACTGTGGCGTGAATACGAGGGCGGCGACCACGCCATCATGGTCGGCAAGGTACACAACCTGATCGTCCCGCAGGAGGCGCCCCGCCCGATGGTCTATTGCCGCGGCAAGATGGCCAGCCTGCCGGCCTTCGCCTGA
- a CDS encoding cytosine permease, which produces MSQPSSQHHLVEQHTVDYVPPSERHGKARDLFTLWFSTNIAPLPIVTGAMVVQVFHLNLLWGLLAIVLGHLLGGVVIALASAQGPQLGIPQMVQSRGQFGRYGALLIVFFTALIYVGFFISNIVLAGKSIHGIAPGVPMPGAIVIGALSATAIGVIGYRFIHTLNRVGTWVMGSALLAGFIMMFAQELPGDFFSRGAFNLSGFVATVSLGIIWQISFSPYTSDYSRYLPREVGIAKPFWATYLGATLGTILCFSFGAVAVLCVPEGTDAMVAVKQATGWLGPVLMVLFLLNIISHNALNLYGAVLSIVTAIQTFAAHWTPSIKLRVLLAGVILVGCGLVALNASADFIGQFIGLILALLLVLVPWASINLVDFYLIKRGAYDIASIFRADGGIYGRFNHHAIIAYACGILVQLPFANTSLYVGPYSNIVEGADLSWLFGLLVTVPLYYCLATRGQLPKAARVVDARP; this is translated from the coding sequence ATGTCCCAACCGTCGTCGCAACACCATCTCGTCGAGCAACACACGGTCGATTACGTGCCACCGTCCGAGCGCCATGGGAAGGCGCGCGACCTTTTCACCCTGTGGTTCAGCACCAACATCGCGCCGCTGCCGATCGTCACCGGGGCCATGGTGGTCCAGGTGTTCCACCTGAACTTGCTGTGGGGGCTGCTGGCCATCGTGCTGGGGCATCTGCTGGGCGGGGTGGTGATCGCCCTGGCCTCGGCGCAGGGGCCGCAGTTGGGCATTCCGCAGATGGTGCAGAGCCGCGGCCAGTTCGGGCGCTATGGTGCGCTGCTGATCGTGTTCTTCACCGCATTGATCTACGTCGGTTTCTTCATTTCCAACATCGTCCTGGCCGGCAAGTCGATCCACGGCATCGCCCCTGGCGTGCCGATGCCCGGCGCCATCGTCATCGGCGCCCTGAGCGCCACCGCCATCGGGGTGATCGGCTACCGCTTCATCCATACGCTGAACCGCGTCGGCACCTGGGTGATGGGCTCGGCGTTGCTGGCGGGTTTCATCATGATGTTCGCCCAGGAGCTGCCGGGCGACTTCTTCAGCCGTGGCGCGTTCAACCTGTCCGGCTTCGTCGCCACGGTGTCGCTGGGCATCATCTGGCAAATCAGCTTCTCGCCCTATACCTCGGACTACTCGCGCTACCTGCCCCGTGAAGTCGGCATCGCCAAACCGTTCTGGGCCACCTACCTCGGGGCCACGCTGGGTACCATCCTGTGCTTCAGCTTCGGTGCGGTGGCGGTGCTGTGCGTGCCGGAAGGCACCGATGCCATGGTGGCGGTCAAGCAGGCCACCGGTTGGCTGGGACCGGTGCTGATGGTGCTGTTCCTGCTCAACATCATCAGCCACAACGCCCTCAACCTCTACGGTGCGGTGTTGTCGATCGTCACTGCGATCCAGACCTTCGCCGCCCACTGGACGCCGAGCATCAAGCTGCGGGTGCTGCTGGCGGGGGTGATCCTGGTGGGCTGCGGTCTGGTGGCGTTGAACGCCTCGGCGGACTTCATCGGCCAGTTCATCGGGCTGATCCTGGCGCTGTTGCTGGTGCTGGTGCCGTGGGCGTCGATCAACCTGGTGGATTTCTACCTGATCAAGCGCGGCGCATACGACATCGCCTCGATCTTCCGCGCCGACGGCGGCATTTACGGGCGTTTCAATCACCACGCGATCATCGCCTATGCCTGCGGCATCCTGGTGCAGCTGCCGTTCGCCAATACGTCGCTGTATGTCGGGCCGTACTCGAACATCGTCGAGGGGGCCGACCTGTCGTGGCTGTTCGGGCTGTTGGTGACAGTGCCGCTGTATTACTGCCTGGCGACGCGTGGCCAACTGCCCAAGGCTGCACGGGTGGTCGACGCCAGGCCGTAA
- a CDS encoding methyl-accepting chemotaxis protein, producing the protein MLLRNIKIGKRATCLFTLLAALVLTLGFVSLYVAKHMDEATDEIRTNWLPALIALNEITDTLAQERAATLRVALEHDSDERTGLALLDRIDQAVQEDLKDYEKTIHDAHDRRLFDALLAARQQYTEQQRQVFAAIGSGRISDARRQINGPLLQRAERMVEAMGALVTYNYKAAQAASLRSSEVGDQAITLIGTAVTLILLALAVIASLFTHSIVAPLSGAVKVAKRIASGDLTRTIIIKGHDEPALLLHAMADMQHNLRDTLRRIAASSEQLALASEQLHSVTEDTSRSLHQQNTEIDQAATAVNQMTAAVEEVANNAASTADASQGADHTTRDGRAQVDLALTSIRHLVDDVTGTSGDMEQLASRANEITHVLEVIGAIADQTNLLALNAAIEAARAGEAGRGFAVVADEVRALAHRTQQSTAEIEQMIEGIQTGTERAVGAMRSSQDRAGGTLKVAQSADQALSLIATAIAAINQRNLVIASACEQQVQVAREVDHNLLNIRDLALQTTAGANQTRASAQDLAQLAQALNGLVAQFKV; encoded by the coding sequence ATGCTGTTGAGAAACATTAAAATCGGCAAACGGGCGACTTGCCTGTTCACGCTTTTGGCGGCACTGGTACTGACACTGGGGTTCGTCTCGCTGTATGTCGCAAAGCACATGGACGAGGCGACGGACGAGATCCGTACCAACTGGTTACCCGCCCTGATCGCCCTCAACGAAATCACCGACACCCTCGCCCAGGAGCGCGCCGCGACGTTGCGCGTCGCCTTGGAGCATGACAGCGACGAACGTACCGGCCTTGCCTTGCTCGATCGTATCGATCAAGCAGTGCAGGAGGATCTCAAAGACTACGAGAAGACCATCCACGATGCACACGACCGTCGGCTGTTCGATGCCTTGCTGGCCGCACGCCAACAGTACACCGAGCAGCAACGGCAGGTGTTCGCCGCCATCGGCAGCGGGCGCATCAGCGATGCCAGGCGCCAGATCAACGGCCCACTGCTGCAGCGCGCCGAACGCATGGTGGAAGCCATGGGGGCATTGGTCACCTACAACTACAAGGCCGCACAGGCGGCCTCGCTACGCAGCAGCGAAGTCGGTGACCAGGCCATCACTTTGATCGGCACAGCCGTAACGCTGATCCTCCTGGCGCTGGCCGTGATCGCCAGCCTTTTCACCCACAGCATCGTCGCCCCGTTGTCCGGTGCGGTAAAAGTGGCCAAACGTATCGCCAGCGGCGACCTGACCCGCACGATCATCATCAAAGGCCACGACGAGCCTGCTCTGCTGCTGCATGCCATGGCGGACATGCAGCACAACCTGCGCGATACCCTGCGCAGGATCGCCGCGTCCTCCGAGCAACTGGCCTTGGCCTCGGAGCAACTGCACAGTGTCACCGAGGACACCAGCCGCAGCCTGCACCAGCAGAACACCGAGATCGACCAGGCCGCCACCGCGGTCAACCAGATGACCGCCGCCGTCGAGGAGGTGGCCAACAATGCCGCAAGTACCGCCGATGCCTCGCAAGGGGCAGACCACACCACCCGCGACGGTCGCGCGCAGGTCGACCTGGCACTCACCTCGATCCGCCACCTGGTTGACGATGTCACCGGCACCTCCGGGGATATGGAGCAGTTGGCCAGCCGCGCGAACGAGATTACCCATGTGCTTGAGGTGATTGGCGCGATTGCCGACCAGACCAACCTGCTGGCCCTCAACGCCGCCATCGAAGCCGCCCGTGCCGGTGAGGCCGGCCGTGGTTTTGCCGTGGTCGCCGACGAAGTGCGGGCACTGGCCCATCGCACCCAGCAGTCCACGGCGGAGATCGAGCAGATGATCGAGGGCATCCAGACCGGCACCGAACGTGCAGTCGGTGCCATGCGCAGCAGCCAGGATCGAGCCGGCGGCACGTTGAAGGTAGCGCAGTCGGCCGACCAGGCCCTGTCGCTGATTGCCACGGCGATCGCCGCGATCAACCAGCGCAACCTGGTGATCGCCAGCGCCTGCGAGCAACAGGTGCAGGTAGCCCGTGAAGTCGATCACAACCTGTTGAACATCCGTGACCTCGCGCTGCAGACAACCGCCGGGGCCAACCAGACCCGTGCGTCGGCCCAGGACCTGGCGCAATTGGCACAGGCGTTGAACGGGCTGGTGGCGCAGTTCAAGGTCTGA
- a CDS encoding methyl-accepting chemotaxis protein: MQLRNVKIGIRAAGMFTLLGILVLAMGLVALYETRRMDSATDEIRITWMPAVLALGEVSSNLGRARALTLRSVLEDSSSARHATLDKIVQVNQQLESDLKAYEHTIIEADDRALFDTFIGLSERYHGLQKAIRNAAGNDQLDEARRLVNGPLAEYADSMMKALAELIAYNTQGAEQASQRSSAASDEAFTLIITAIAVILLALVGIATLLTRSIIVPLADAVAVAERVATGDLTREITVLGRDEPALLLRALSRMQHSLRDTLRRIAASSDQLASASEELHTVTEDTSRGLHQQSAEIDQAATAVNQMTAAVEEVASNAVSTADASQGADRTTRDGRDQVNQALVSIQHLVDDVTGTAEEIEQLASHANQISQVLDVIGSIAGQTNLLALNAAIEAARAGEAGRGFAVVADEVRALAHRTQQSTAEIEQMIDGIQTGTERAVNAMHSSQGRAGGTLEVAQSAGQALELIAEAIATINQRNLVIATASEQQAQVAREVDRNLVNIRDLAMQTSAGANQTSAAAQDLSRLAVELNGMVAQFKV; this comes from the coding sequence ATGCAGTTACGGAACGTTAAGATCGGCATTCGGGCAGCAGGAATGTTCACCCTGCTCGGGATCCTGGTCCTGGCCATGGGCCTGGTCGCCCTCTACGAAACCCGCAGGATGGACAGCGCCACCGACGAAATTCGCATCACCTGGATGCCTGCGGTACTCGCCCTGGGCGAGGTCAGCAGCAACCTGGGCCGGGCCCGCGCCCTCACCTTGCGCAGTGTCCTGGAGGACAGCAGCAGCGCCCGCCACGCCACCCTGGACAAGATCGTCCAGGTCAACCAGCAACTCGAAAGCGATCTCAAGGCCTACGAGCACACCATCATCGAAGCCGACGATCGCGCCCTGTTCGATACCTTCATTGGCCTGAGCGAGCGTTACCACGGCCTGCAGAAAGCCATTCGCAACGCCGCCGGCAACGACCAGCTGGATGAGGCCCGCCGCCTGGTCAACGGCCCGCTGGCCGAATACGCCGATAGCATGATGAAGGCCCTCGCCGAGCTGATCGCCTACAACACCCAGGGCGCCGAGCAGGCCTCGCAGCGCAGCAGCGCGGCGTCCGACGAAGCCTTTACCCTGATCATCACCGCCATCGCCGTGATCCTGCTCGCGCTGGTCGGCATCGCCACCCTGCTCACCCGCAGCATCATCGTCCCGCTGGCCGACGCCGTCGCCGTGGCCGAGCGCGTCGCCACCGGCGACCTGACCCGCGAGATAACCGTGCTCGGCCGCGACGAGCCGGCCTTGCTGCTGCGCGCACTGAGCCGCATGCAGCACAGCCTGCGCGACACCTTGCGGCGGATCGCCGCCTCCTCCGACCAGTTGGCCTCGGCCTCCGAGGAACTGCACACGGTCACCGAGGACACCAGCCGCGGCCTGCACCAGCAAAGTGCCGAGATCGACCAGGCCGCCACCGCGGTCAACCAGATGACCGCCGCCGTCGAAGAAGTGGCCAGCAACGCCGTGAGCACCGCCGATGCCTCCCAGGGCGCCGACCGCACCACCCGCGATGGTCGCGACCAGGTCAACCAGGCGCTCGTGTCGATCCAGCACCTGGTCGATGACGTGACCGGCACCGCCGAAGAAATCGAGCAGTTGGCCAGCCACGCCAACCAGATCAGCCAGGTGCTCGACGTGATCGGCTCGATCGCCGGGCAGACCAACCTGCTGGCCCTCAACGCCGCCATCGAGGCCGCCCGTGCCGGCGAGGCGGGCCGCGGTTTCGCCGTGGTCGCCGACGAAGTGCGCGCCCTGGCCCACCGCACGCAGCAGTCCACGGCGGAAATCGAGCAGATGATCGACGGCATCCAGACCGGCACAGAACGGGCGGTCAACGCCATGCACAGCAGCCAGGGCCGCGCCGGCGGCACCCTGGAAGTGGCGCAATCGGCCGGCCAGGCCCTGGAGCTGATCGCCGAGGCAATCGCCACCATCAACCAGCGCAACCTGGTGATCGCCACGGCCTCGGAGCAGCAAGCCCAGGTCGCGCGGGAAGTGGACCGCAACCTGGTGAACATCCGCGACCTGGCGATGCAGACCTCGGCGGGCGCCAACCAGACCAGCGCGGCGGCCCAGGACCTGTCACGCCTGGCGGTGGAGCTCAATGGGATGGTGGCGCAGTTCAAGGTCTGA
- a CDS encoding NAD(P)/FAD-dependent oxidoreductase, with product MTSRILIIGAGFAGVWSALSAARLLDQAQRGDVRISVLAPQPQLRIRPRFYEADVHSLQAPLEALFDVVGVEFIHGIADTIDSDARQVSYRDTDGRQHQLAYDRLILAAGSQVARPAVPGLAEHTFDVDQIESATRLEQHLHSLATLPASPARNTVVVCGGGFTGIETATELPSRLRAILGAGQARVVLIDRGPSIGAALGAGITPAIVSASEQAGVQWLTGTSVVAVDAGGVTLDNGEYIASKTVIWTVGVKASPLTVQIAGERDSLGRLKVDGHLKVVGQDYIYATGDVACAAVDDKGNHALMTCQHAIPMGRHSGNNAMADLLGVEPVIYRQPKYVTCLDLGEWGAAYSEGWERELHLQGQDGKHLKRQINTVWIYPPAADRAQALAAADPSIPIVA from the coding sequence ATGACCTCTCGTATCCTGATCATCGGTGCCGGCTTTGCCGGTGTCTGGAGCGCCCTGAGCGCCGCCCGCCTGCTCGACCAGGCCCAGCGCGGCGACGTGCGCATCAGTGTGCTGGCCCCGCAGCCGCAATTGCGGATTCGCCCACGCTTCTACGAAGCCGACGTGCACAGCTTGCAGGCGCCATTGGAGGCGCTGTTCGACGTGGTGGGCGTGGAGTTCATCCACGGCATCGCCGATACCATCGACAGCGACGCCCGCCAGGTCAGCTATCGCGACACCGACGGCCGCCAGCACCAGCTCGCCTACGATCGCCTGATCCTCGCCGCCGGCAGCCAAGTGGCCCGCCCTGCCGTCCCAGGCCTGGCCGAGCACACCTTCGATGTCGACCAGATCGAGTCGGCCACTCGCCTGGAGCAGCACCTGCACAGTTTGGCCACCCTGCCCGCCTCCCCGGCGCGCAACACCGTGGTGGTGTGCGGCGGTGGCTTCACCGGTATCGAAACGGCCACCGAGCTGCCATCCCGGCTGCGCGCCATCCTCGGCGCAGGCCAGGCCCGTGTGGTGCTGATCGACCGTGGTCCCAGCATCGGCGCCGCACTCGGCGCCGGGATCACCCCGGCCATCGTCAGCGCCAGCGAGCAGGCCGGGGTGCAATGGCTGACGGGCACCTCGGTGGTGGCGGTGGATGCGGGAGGCGTGACCCTGGACAACGGCGAATACATCGCCAGCAAGACCGTGATCTGGACCGTGGGGGTCAAGGCCAGCCCGCTGACCGTCCAGATCGCAGGCGAGCGTGACAGCCTGGGCCGCCTGAAAGTCGACGGTCACCTGAAAGTCGTTGGCCAGGACTACATCTACGCCACCGGCGATGTCGCCTGCGCCGCCGTCGATGACAAGGGCAACCACGCGCTGATGACCTGCCAGCACGCCATTCCCATGGGCCGCCATTCTGGCAACAACGCCATGGCCGACCTGCTCGGTGTAGAGCCGGTGATCTATCGCCAGCCCAAGTACGTCACCTGCCTGGACCTGGGAGAATGGGGCGCGGCCTACAGCGAAGGCTGGGAACGCGAACTGCACCTGCAGGGCCAGGACGGCAAGCATCTCAAGCGCCAGATCAACACGGTGTGGATCTATCCCCCGGCAGCGGATCGCGCCCAGGCACTGGCGGCTGCCGACCCATCAATCCCGATCGTTGCATGA
- a CDS encoding Rrf2 family transcriptional regulator encodes MSLYSAGVEYGIHCLLFLVDERGDSRESSVRDLAELQGVPQEYLAKVFTKLARAGLVAATEGVRGGFHLARPSDEITVLDIVTAIDGPKKLFDCREIRERCAVFEGSAPGWATEGTCAIHAVMLGAQKRMEEALAQQTILDLARRFGRKAPAEFGQKVNDWMSERRDGKGSGGDIPLQAV; translated from the coding sequence ATGTCCCTCTACAGTGCAGGCGTCGAGTACGGCATCCACTGCCTGCTGTTCCTGGTGGACGAGCGTGGCGACAGCCGCGAGTCCAGCGTGCGCGACCTGGCCGAGCTGCAGGGGGTGCCCCAGGAGTACCTGGCCAAGGTCTTTACCAAGCTCGCCCGGGCCGGGCTGGTGGCCGCGACCGAAGGCGTGCGCGGCGGGTTTCACCTGGCGCGGCCTTCCGACGAAATCACCGTGCTGGATATCGTCACGGCCATCGATGGGCCGAAGAAGCTCTTCGATTGCCGGGAGATCCGCGAGCGCTGCGCGGTGTTCGAGGGTTCGGCGCCGGGCTGGGCGACCGAGGGCACCTGTGCGATCCACGCGGTGATGCTGGGGGCGCAGAAACGCATGGAGGAGGCGCTGGCCCAGCAGACCATCCTCGACCTGGCGCGGCGGTTCGGGCGCAAGGCGCCGGCCGAGTTCGGGCAGAAGGTCAATGACTGGATGAGCGAGCGACGCGACGGGAAAGGCAGTGGTGGCGATATTCCGCTACAGGCGGTTTGA
- a CDS encoding LysR family transcriptional regulator: MASYTLRQLKYFVTTVEAGSVAEASRQLYIAQPSISTAIKSLEESFGVQLFIRHHAQGVSLTPSGKRFYAKTRSLLQMAHEFEQNALADNDTVAGQIDIGCFETVAPLYLPRLIAGFRERYPGVDIRLRDGEQQDLIQGLTAGTFDLAFLYDHDLDGTIETEPLMPPQKPYVLLPEKHRFAGQAQVSLRDLCPEPMILLDVAPSRTYFVSLFNELGLTPNIVFSSPSIEMVRGMVGQGFGFSLLVTRPHSEFTYDGQRLVTLAIAEPVTLSGLAAAHLKRVQLTKPAQLFVEFCREELARM; the protein is encoded by the coding sequence GTGGCTTCCTACACCTTGCGCCAACTGAAGTACTTCGTCACCACCGTGGAGGCCGGCAGCGTCGCCGAGGCCTCGCGCCAGTTGTACATCGCCCAGCCTTCGATCTCCACGGCGATCAAGAGCCTGGAAGAGAGCTTCGGCGTGCAGCTGTTCATACGCCATCACGCCCAGGGCGTGTCACTGACGCCCAGCGGCAAGCGTTTCTACGCCAAGACCCGGTCCCTGTTGCAGATGGCCCACGAGTTCGAGCAGAACGCCCTGGCCGATAACGACACGGTGGCCGGGCAGATCGACATCGGCTGCTTCGAGACCGTGGCGCCGCTGTATTTGCCGCGGCTGATCGCAGGCTTTCGCGAGCGCTACCCAGGGGTGGACATCCGCCTGCGTGACGGCGAGCAACAGGACCTGATCCAGGGGCTGACGGCCGGTACCTTCGACCTGGCGTTTCTCTATGACCATGACCTGGACGGCACCATCGAGACCGAGCCGCTGATGCCGCCACAGAAACCCTATGTGCTGCTGCCGGAAAAGCACCGCTTCGCCGGCCAGGCCCAGGTGTCGTTGCGTGACCTGTGTCCCGAGCCGATGATCCTGCTCGACGTGGCGCCCAGTCGCACCTACTTCGTCAGCCTGTTCAACGAACTGGGGCTGACGCCGAACATCGTCTTCAGTTCGCCGTCGATCGAGATGGTCCGGGGCATGGTGGGGCAGGGCTTCGGTTTCTCGCTGCTGGTCACCCGGCCGCACTCGGAATTCACCTACGACGGGCAGCGCCTGGTGACGCTGGCGATTGCCGAGCCAGTGACGCTGTCGGGGTTGGCGGCGGCGCACCTCAAGCGTGTGCAACTGACCAAACCGGCGCAGTTGTTCGTGGAATTCTGCCGTGAGGAACTGGCAAGGATGTAG
- a CDS encoding DUF1652 domain-containing protein, which yields MSLIGVSMLEMRQMIEQACLPDRCEVSCADGEHLTIRLGQGSSLDDCLTVTDVPIASLNTCHDLLGLVSRVKAQRDAPPGGRKAIA from the coding sequence ATGTCGTTGATTGGCGTTTCGATGCTTGAGATGCGGCAGATGATCGAACAGGCCTGCCTGCCCGACCGCTGCGAGGTGAGCTGTGCGGACGGCGAGCACCTCACCATTCGTCTGGGCCAGGGCTCGAGCCTGGACGATTGCCTTACCGTGACGGACGTGCCGATTGCCAGCCTCAATACCTGCCACGACCTGCTGGGCCTTGTGAGTCGGGTCAAGGCACAACGTGATGCCCCGCCGGGGGGCCGCAAGGCGATTGCCTGA